A stretch of the Flavobacterium aquiphilum genome encodes the following:
- a CDS encoding YchJ family protein produces MTSQKCYCGSSESFESCCNRYISGAEKAPTALALMKSRYSAYATHQVDYLLATTHISEREYYSKEDVLHWATANKWQKLEIISFTEDTVEFKAYFVDGNNANQVHYEFSTFKQENGNWFYVDGKFE; encoded by the coding sequence ATGACTTCTCAAAAATGTTATTGTGGTTCTTCGGAATCTTTCGAATCTTGCTGTAACCGTTACATTAGCGGAGCTGAAAAAGCACCAACAGCCTTGGCTTTGATGAAATCACGATATTCTGCCTATGCCACGCACCAAGTTGATTATTTATTGGCAACAACGCATATTAGCGAAAGAGAATATTATTCGAAAGAAGATGTTTTGCATTGGGCGACAGCCAATAAATGGCAAAAATTGGAAATCATTTCGTTTACAGAAGACACAGTCGAGTTTAAAGCTTATTTTGTTGATGGAAATAATGCAAACCAAGTGCATTATGAGTTTTCGACTTTTAAACAGGAAAATGGCAACTGGTTTTATGTGGACGGAAAATTTGAGTAA
- a CDS encoding PAS domain S-box protein: MKIKNNKYIDWFLTKPKTTGFIIFLILSVGVAFTIFQRIQIIRENEHRAMRSTLENLHQNIDQSLKNCYTTTLTLALTINDNGTPENFDSISAQLIASNNSISAVQLVPNGIIKYVYPLKGNESALNLNLFNTPSVKYEALKSIANKKMYFAGPLVLKQGGIGIVGRLPVYKKNKFWGFSAVVIKFQDLLRKSGIKSIDTSKYYFQFSKRNPNTQKEDFFLPIQKDVYENEQISTTIPDGNWKLYLFAKKQIYSYSDLFIPSILGFILAFLLGVFVTNLLDRPQQLQQLIDIQEKMILDNEIKFKTIFDRAPVGIALVDANTGSFLEINSKFCELIGYSEEEMKTKDYQSITHPKDLLSNELVATELQEGKISEYKLKKRYITKFGKIIWTNLIVTSLTKANKKLNTNISIVEDITLQHQILEDLKKNEKQFKSLFKSSPIPLWEVDLSLVKNYLKDLNLINKSSIKVTSYFEQNPEVVRKCFSLVKITAVNYKCLQLLNITTKNELIANLEQVLHTDTLNDFIKQLIAIIENDNQLAYDTKIINSNGEAIDIHFTWNVIKGHEKTFERVIISTEDITSRKRHEKLIIDSRKKVESLINTIDGIVWECDIETFMFTFVSKKVEQILGYTSEEWINEPDFWKNHIHPEDRDWALEYCSLKTKELLNHDFEYRMICKNGAVIWLRDMVNINFRNGKAVSLEGIMIDITKSKNIENELSNSFNLVSKQNERLLNFSYIISHNLRSHTSNIASIISLIKASENEQEKRQLMELLISVSDLLNETMVHLNEVINIRTNIGLATEQLNLKAFADNATKIFSKQLLSEEVVIRNLIPQKTTIIYNPAYLESILYNVISNAIKYSYPDRKTIITLKWLKEKDKNILQISDNGIGIDLAKNGNKIFGLYKTFTNAPNSKGVGLFITKNQIEAMGGTITVESEPNVGTTFKIEIL, encoded by the coding sequence ATGAAAATCAAAAATAACAAATACATTGATTGGTTTCTGACTAAACCGAAGACTACAGGATTTATAATTTTTTTAATCCTAAGTGTTGGTGTTGCATTTACAATTTTTCAACGTATACAAATTATTAGAGAAAATGAGCATCGTGCTATGCGTTCAACTCTTGAAAATTTGCATCAAAATATTGATCAGTCTCTTAAGAACTGTTATACAACTACTCTCACACTTGCCTTGACAATAAATGACAATGGCACACCAGAGAATTTTGATTCCATAAGTGCTCAGCTTATCGCATCGAATAATAGTATTAGTGCTGTTCAACTTGTTCCAAACGGAATTATAAAATATGTTTACCCTCTGAAGGGAAATGAATCGGCCTTAAATCTCAATCTTTTTAATACTCCAAGTGTTAAATATGAGGCATTAAAATCTATAGCAAATAAGAAGATGTATTTTGCTGGTCCATTAGTTTTAAAGCAAGGCGGGATTGGAATTGTTGGTAGATTGCCAGTTTATAAAAAAAATAAATTTTGGGGTTTCTCTGCTGTTGTGATTAAATTTCAAGATTTATTAAGGAAATCTGGAATTAAATCGATTGATACCAGTAAATATTATTTTCAATTTTCAAAAAGAAATCCTAATACCCAAAAAGAAGATTTTTTTCTCCCAATTCAGAAAGATGTTTATGAAAATGAACAAATTTCTACAACAATTCCAGATGGAAATTGGAAATTATATTTATTTGCAAAGAAGCAAATTTATTCCTACTCAGATCTTTTTATACCTTCAATATTGGGATTTATTTTAGCATTTTTATTGGGTGTTTTTGTAACTAACTTATTGGATAGACCCCAACAATTGCAACAATTGATAGATATTCAAGAAAAAATGATTTTAGACAATGAAATAAAATTTAAAACAATTTTTGACAGAGCTCCTGTAGGTATTGCCCTTGTAGATGCAAACACAGGCAGTTTTTTAGAAATCAATAGTAAATTTTGCGAACTGATTGGGTATTCTGAGGAAGAAATGAAAACTAAAGATTACCAATCAATTACACATCCAAAGGACTTACTGTCAAACGAATTGGTCGCCACTGAACTTCAAGAGGGCAAAATTTCAGAGTACAAATTAAAAAAAAGGTATATAACTAAATTTGGAAAAATTATTTGGACTAATTTAATTGTTACTTCCCTTACTAAAGCAAATAAAAAATTAAATACAAACATTTCAATTGTTGAAGATATTACTTTGCAGCATCAAATTTTAGAGGATCTTAAGAAGAATGAGAAACAATTTAAGAGTTTATTTAAAAGTTCTCCAATCCCATTATGGGAGGTCGATTTATCTTTAGTTAAAAATTATCTCAAAGATTTAAACCTTATTAATAAAAGCTCTATAAAAGTAACTTCCTATTTTGAGCAAAATCCGGAAGTAGTAAGAAAATGTTTTTCACTAGTTAAAATTACGGCAGTGAATTATAAATGTCTGCAACTTTTAAATATAACAACGAAAAATGAATTAATTGCGAATTTGGAACAAGTACTCCATACAGATACATTAAATGACTTTATTAAGCAGTTAATTGCCATCATCGAAAACGATAATCAATTAGCTTATGATACTAAAATTATAAATAGTAACGGGGAGGCGATTGATATTCATTTTACATGGAATGTTATAAAAGGACATGAAAAAACATTCGAACGTGTAATTATTTCAACCGAAGATATTACATCTCGAAAAAGACATGAAAAGTTAATTATTGACTCTAGAAAGAAAGTTGAGTCCTTAATAAATACTATAGATGGAATTGTTTGGGAGTGTGATATAGAGACTTTTATGTTTACTTTTGTAAGTAAAAAAGTAGAACAAATTTTGGGATATACCTCCGAAGAATGGATTAATGAACCTGACTTTTGGAAAAATCATATTCATCCAGAAGACAGAGATTGGGCTCTTGAGTATTGCTCTTTAAAAACAAAAGAACTTTTAAATCATGATTTTGAATATCGAATGATTTGTAAAAATGGTGCTGTCATTTGGTTAAGAGACATGGTGAATATTAATTTTAGAAATGGAAAAGCAGTTAGCCTAGAAGGAATAATGATTGATATCACAAAATCAAAAAATATTGAAAACGAATTGAGTAACTCATTTAATTTGGTATCCAAGCAAAATGAAAGATTGTTGAATTTTTCCTATATCATTTCACATAATTTAAGATCACATACAAGTAATATAGCTTCGATAATATCATTAATTAAAGCTTCTGAAAACGAGCAAGAAAAACGCCAACTAATGGAATTGTTGATTTCGGTTTCAGATCTATTAAATGAAACAATGGTTCACCTAAATGAAGTAATTAACATAAGAACCAATATTGGTTTAGCGACTGAGCAATTAAATTTAAAAGCTTTTGCTGATAATGCAACAAAAATATTTTCCAAACAACTACTATCAGAAGAGGTAGTAATTAGAAATTTAATTCCGCAAAAAACAACTATAATTTACAATCCAGCCTATTTAGAAAGTATTCTTTATAATGTAATTTCGAATGCAATAAAATATAGTTATCCTGATCGCAAAACGATTATAACCTTAAAGTGGTTAAAGGAAAAAGATAAAAATATCCTTCAAATTTCAGACAATGGTATCGGTATTGATTTAGCAAAAAACGGAAATAAAATTTTTGGGTTGTACAAAACCTTTACTAATGCCCCCAATTCAAAAGGAGTTGGATTGTTTATTACAAAAAATCAGATAGAAGCAATGGGAGGAACTATAACTGTCGAAAGTGAGCCCAATGTAGGAACAACATTTAAAATTGAAATATTATGA
- a CDS encoding response regulator — translation MSLKTIWVIDDDPIYQIIVNKIISKSELFLSFSSFENGKIAIDTLKKMLDKNEVLPNIILLDINMPIMDGWEFMDEMVLLKSKINNPIQIYIVSSSIALEDKNKAKEYPEIIAYLSKPITTNDLILIAASN, via the coding sequence ATGAGCTTAAAAACAATATGGGTGATAGATGATGACCCAATTTATCAAATTATCGTTAACAAAATAATTAGTAAATCAGAACTGTTTTTGAGCTTTTCAAGTTTTGAAAACGGTAAGATAGCGATAGATACACTAAAAAAAATGTTAGATAAAAATGAAGTTTTGCCTAATATTATACTTTTAGATATTAATATGCCTATTATGGATGGATGGGAATTTATGGATGAAATGGTGCTATTAAAATCTAAAATCAATAATCCAATACAAATATATATTGTTAGTTCATCTATTGCATTAGAAGATAAAAATAAAGCTAAAGAATACCCTGAGATTATTGCTTATTTATCAAAGCCCATTACTACAAATGATTTAATATTAATAGCGGCAAGCAATTAA
- a CDS encoding KTSC domain-containing protein — protein MKKIVEYRKLLNVDKTVELKDLKTIYRNAMKDAHPDKFQGDEAGLKEAEENSKKIIEAYHFLVSINPATIKQLLPEYTETISTSTITDYKFVEGRLIVNFANGSIYEYISVPKATYVKMVNADSPGRFAKRHIFNAYPWRKTTTQE, from the coding sequence ATGAAAAAAATAGTTGAATACCGCAAGCTACTTAACGTTGATAAAACAGTAGAACTTAAAGATTTAAAAACCATCTATCGTAATGCGATGAAAGATGCGCATCCCGATAAATTTCAAGGTGATGAAGCCGGTTTGAAAGAAGCTGAAGAAAACAGTAAAAAAATAATTGAAGCTTATCACTTCTTAGTGAGTATCAATCCAGCGACAATTAAGCAACTTTTACCTGAATATACTGAAACGATTAGTACATCAACAATCACAGACTATAAATTTGTAGAGGGAAGATTGATTGTTAATTTCGCAAATGGAAGTATTTATGAATATATTAGTGTTCCTAAAGCGACTTATGTGAAAATGGTAAACGCTGATTCTCCGGGAAGATTTGCAAAAAGACACATCTTTAATGCTTATCCTTGGAGAAAAACCACAACCCAAGAATAA
- a CDS encoding DUF4369 domain-containing protein codes for MKKIILFLTATALLTSCSKDKYTITGEAPGFANGKTVIMQTTQENGMGLIAVDTVKIENGKFEIKGKAVEPSFHMLQIEGAQGSIPFILENGDIKIVVNKDTIQKSKISGTYNNDEYVKFNEEIIKIQKPLMDFQTANMQKMQTAQQTKDTATINSLMKEYTKIQSEIGNSSKTKYVDYANTHPKALISALIIQSMTNDPSVDSKKIETMYNGLDESLKNSKPGKAIKLKIAQLKIPSVGASAPGAAAPATK; via the coding sequence ATGAAAAAAATTATTTTATTTCTTACTGCTACAGCATTACTTACTTCTTGTAGCAAAGACAAATACACTATTACCGGTGAAGCCCCAGGATTTGCAAACGGTAAAACTGTAATCATGCAAACTACGCAAGAGAACGGTATGGGATTAATTGCTGTTGATACGGTAAAAATAGAAAATGGTAAATTTGAAATTAAAGGAAAAGCTGTAGAGCCTTCTTTCCATATGTTGCAAATTGAAGGAGCCCAAGGTTCAATCCCATTTATCTTAGAAAATGGTGATATTAAAATCGTTGTAAACAAAGACACAATTCAAAAATCTAAAATTTCAGGTACTTACAATAATGACGAGTATGTGAAATTCAACGAAGAAATTATTAAAATCCAAAAACCTTTGATGGATTTTCAAACAGCTAACATGCAAAAAATGCAAACAGCTCAACAAACTAAAGATACTGCAACAATCAACAGTTTGATGAAAGAGTATACTAAAATCCAATCTGAAATTGGAAATAGTTCAAAAACTAAATATGTTGATTACGCTAATACACATCCAAAAGCTTTAATCAGTGCATTAATTATCCAATCAATGACTAATGATCCATCGGTAGATTCTAAAAAAATCGAAACTATGTACAATGGACTTGATGAATCATTGAAAAACTCTAAACCAGGGAAAGCAATTAAATTGAAAATTGCTCAATTGAAAATCCCTAGTGTTGGTGCTTCTGCTCCTGGAGCTGCTGCCCCAGCAACTAAATGA
- a CDS encoding SIMPL domain-containing protein, which yields MKKTILSFICLFTVLAYSQETKPIPQISVMGEGKVKVTPDQVLILATVETKGTNAKDVKKQNDQQMEAVLKLIKSMDLAPADYKTKRVSLNPQYDYEKKKHNYNATQTIEILLRDLSKYDELMEELVDKGINRIDNVTFQSSKLAQHQAEARKLAMKEAKTKAEDYVSVLGQKIGSAITINDNSQTYYPQPVFAMKSMRAESMDAAPKETMAVGEIEITANVSVSFKLD from the coding sequence ATGAAAAAAACAATTTTGTCTTTTATCTGCCTTTTTACAGTTTTGGCATATAGCCAGGAAACCAAACCTATTCCTCAAATAAGTGTTATGGGGGAAGGAAAAGTAAAAGTAACTCCCGATCAGGTCCTTATTCTGGCAACAGTCGAAACCAAAGGAACAAATGCTAAAGATGTAAAAAAACAAAATGACCAACAAATGGAAGCTGTTTTGAAATTAATTAAAAGTATGGATTTGGCTCCAGCTGATTATAAAACTAAAAGAGTTTCCCTGAATCCTCAGTATGATTATGAGAAAAAGAAACATAATTACAATGCCACACAAACAATAGAAATCCTTTTACGTGATTTATCGAAGTATGATGAACTTATGGAAGAATTAGTCGATAAAGGAATCAACAGAATTGACAATGTTACTTTCCAATCATCAAAGCTGGCACAACATCAAGCAGAAGCACGAAAATTAGCTATGAAGGAGGCAAAAACGAAAGCTGAGGACTATGTATCTGTTTTAGGGCAAAAAATAGGCTCAGCGATAACAATTAACGATAATTCACAAACATACTATCCTCAGCCTGTATTTGCTATGAAATCGATGAGAGCTGAATCAATGGATGCAGCTCCAAAAGAAACTATGGCTGTTGGAGAAATCGAAATTACTGCCAATGTAAGTGTGAGTTTTAAATTGGACTAA
- a CDS encoding rhomboid family intramembrane serine protease: MNAIFIGIIVANVLISYKGFNDYAFFRKYEFHVGSIRAGEQIRMISSGFLHADMGHLLFNMLTLYFFAPVVFSYLGNLSFILVYFGSLIFGSLLTMSFHKNDYSYRAVGASGAVTGVLYSAILLQPDMMLGLYFIIPIPAYIFGILYLLYSIYGMKAKNDNIGHTAHFGGAMGGYLITLVRNPELIQEHTLMTVLLAIPIIFLFAMAKTGKL; this comes from the coding sequence ATGAATGCCATTTTTATTGGAATTATTGTCGCCAATGTATTGATAAGTTATAAAGGATTTAATGATTATGCATTTTTTAGGAAATACGAGTTCCATGTTGGAAGTATCCGTGCCGGAGAACAAATTCGAATGATTTCATCAGGATTTCTGCATGCTGATATGGGACACTTGTTGTTTAATATGTTAACGCTTTATTTCTTTGCTCCAGTTGTTTTTAGTTATTTAGGAAATCTTTCATTTATTCTCGTTTATTTTGGTAGTTTGATTTTTGGTAGCTTATTAACCATGTCATTTCATAAAAACGACTATAGCTATCGAGCTGTAGGTGCTTCTGGAGCTGTAACCGGAGTTTTGTATTCGGCAATTTTATTACAACCGGATATGATGTTAGGTCTATATTTTATCATTCCAATACCTGCTTACATATTCGGAATTTTGTATTTATTGTATTCTATTTATGGGATGAAAGCAAAAAATGATAACATAGGCCATACGGCTCATTTTGGAGGCGCTATGGGAGGTTATTTGATAACTCTTGTAAGAAACCCTGAATTAATACAAGAACACACCTTAATGACCGTTTTATTAGCTATACCTATCATTTTTCTTTTTGCAATGGCAAAAACAGGAAAGCTTTAA
- a CDS encoding lysophospholipid acyltransferase family protein: protein MKYIVYLIVYPILWCISILPFRLLYLFSDFVYIIVYQLIGYRKKTVRNNLALTLPHLSNEERLVVEKKFYHHLCDMFLEMIKTMTISKKEICKRYSFTNFEVYAELEKQDKSVAIMCAHYASYEWVVSMNYFTKFHGYGIYKQIKNPYFDKLVHSIRSKFNATLITTKETIPTIINNNKNKKLSVYGFAGDQSPKENSAHHWTKFMGIEVPVHTGAEMLAKKYNMNVVFLKTKKVKRGYYEATLEVLSENAKEVPSYELTDLFLKRVEEQIYESPEYYLWTHKRWKHRR, encoded by the coding sequence ATGAAATACATTGTTTACCTAATTGTTTACCCTATTTTATGGTGTATTTCAATCTTACCTTTTCGCTTACTCTATCTTTTTTCAGATTTTGTTTATATCATCGTTTACCAACTTATTGGTTATCGAAAAAAAACGGTCCGCAATAATTTAGCGTTAACCCTGCCTCATTTATCCAATGAAGAACGATTAGTTGTTGAAAAAAAATTCTATCATCATTTGTGTGATATGTTCCTCGAAATGATAAAAACAATGACTATTTCCAAGAAAGAAATATGCAAAAGATATTCTTTTACAAATTTTGAAGTTTATGCCGAATTAGAAAAGCAGGACAAAAGCGTTGCCATCATGTGCGCCCATTATGCCAGTTACGAATGGGTTGTTTCCATGAATTACTTCACTAAATTTCATGGTTATGGAATTTACAAACAAATAAAAAATCCGTATTTTGATAAATTGGTACATTCCATTCGATCTAAATTTAATGCGACTCTAATCACTACCAAAGAAACGATTCCAACAATCATAAACAATAACAAAAATAAAAAGCTATCGGTTTATGGCTTTGCCGGCGATCAATCGCCAAAAGAGAACAGTGCGCACCATTGGACAAAATTTATGGGAATCGAAGTGCCTGTACACACCGGTGCAGAAATGTTGGCAAAAAAATACAACATGAACGTTGTCTTTCTTAAAACAAAAAAAGTAAAACGCGGATATTATGAGGCTACTTTGGAAGTGCTTTCCGAAAATGCAAAGGAAGTACCTAGTTATGAACTAACCGATTTGTTTTTAAAACGTGTGGAAGAACAAATTTATGAATCCCCTGAATATTACCTGTGGACGCATAAGCGATGGAAACACAGAAGGTAG
- a CDS encoding lysophospholipid acyltransferase family protein codes for MQYLIYLLAYPIIWTISMLPFRLLYLFSDFVYIIVYRIIGYRKRTVRKNLGLALPHLSNKELLIIEKKFYRHMCDMFLEMIKTMNISKEEICKRFVFKNIEIYKELEKQGKSIAVICSHYASYEWIISMNYYSDFAGYGIYKQIKNPYFDKLVHKIRSRFNAKLITTRQTVPTIINNAKNNVLSLYGFASDQSPKAKGAMHWAKFMGIDVPVHVGAEMLSKRYNMILLYLNTKKVKRGYYEATLEVLSENPKEVPDFQLTDQYLKLLEKQIYEAPEFYLWTHKRWKYRR; via the coding sequence ATGCAATACCTCATATATTTACTTGCATATCCAATAATTTGGACAATTTCGATGCTTCCTTTTAGATTGTTGTATCTGTTTTCAGATTTTGTTTATATCATTGTCTATCGAATCATTGGTTATCGTAAAAGAACGGTTCGTAAAAACCTTGGCTTGGCATTGCCTCATTTATCTAACAAGGAACTTTTAATCATAGAAAAAAAGTTTTATCGTCACATGTGTGATATGTTTCTTGAAATGATAAAAACAATGAATATTTCTAAGGAAGAAATTTGCAAAAGATTTGTCTTTAAAAATATTGAAATTTATAAGGAACTTGAAAAACAAGGGAAAAGTATTGCAGTTATCTGCTCACATTATGCCAGCTATGAGTGGATTATTTCGATGAATTATTATTCGGATTTTGCTGGATATGGAATTTACAAACAAATAAAAAATCCGTATTTTGACAAATTAGTTCATAAAATACGTTCTCGATTCAATGCCAAATTGATCACTACTAGACAAACAGTACCTACAATTATCAATAATGCCAAAAATAATGTGCTGTCGTTGTACGGTTTTGCAAGTGATCAATCGCCAAAAGCAAAAGGAGCAATGCATTGGGCCAAATTTATGGGGATAGACGTTCCTGTTCATGTAGGAGCCGAAATGTTGTCCAAAAGATACAATATGATTTTGCTTTATCTTAATACGAAAAAGGTAAAACGAGGGTATTATGAAGCTACACTGGAAGTTCTTTCTGAAAACCCAAAAGAAGTTCCTGATTTTCAGCTTACAGACCAATATTTAAAACTTTTGGAAAAACAGATTTATGAAGCTCCAGAATTTTATTTGTGGACACATAAAAGATGGAAATACAGAAGATAA